One window from the genome of Gimesia aquarii encodes:
- a CDS encoding leucine-rich repeat domain-containing protein: MKMKAILSLLGLCLLSGCPDSNTPKTPDSKAKSTSAEESHSNKQTNEAVQPKPDAPEAVQAFKDLGATMKLSDDGRILILDLKGSTAKDEDLKHLAGLPSLERLTIWGPDFTDTATEEISKKKNLWYLNMESTAIGDEGVKNLADLKNLQVLSLRATNITNDALKVVAEFPKLKDLDLRFNKEINDEGMPLIKGMKNLKVLKLQATQVTDEGMKNVAELPNLQRLNTWGRNISDKTLELLKDKNLVSLELDDTEISDEGLKHLKDMTNMEALHLRRDFVGDSGIANLQGMKKLQTLHLRDTVVTDEGMKYLSGLTELTYLDLDESMIGDKGLEQIKSMKNLQRLGLWGTETTDAGLKIISGLTNLTRLNLEGTKITDEGLDYLLPLKKLEYLNLSKTEITDEGLQKLIALKNLKELLLSFTQVTDKGVEKFKAAVPGCKVKR; encoded by the coding sequence ATGAAAATGAAAGCGATTCTTTCTCTGTTGGGATTATGTTTGTTATCAGGTTGTCCTGATTCGAATACCCCCAAAACTCCTGATTCCAAAGCAAAATCGACTTCAGCGGAAGAGAGTCATTCCAACAAACAAACAAATGAGGCAGTTCAACCAAAACCAGACGCTCCTGAGGCAGTTCAAGCTTTTAAGGATCTGGGAGCAACGATGAAACTGTCGGATGATGGACGCATTCTGATTCTGGATTTGAAAGGGTCAACGGCTAAGGATGAAGATTTGAAGCACCTTGCTGGGTTGCCATCCCTGGAACGACTGACGATCTGGGGACCTGATTTTACAGATACCGCTACCGAAGAGATTAGTAAGAAGAAAAATTTATGGTATTTGAATATGGAAAGTACCGCCATCGGTGACGAAGGTGTCAAAAACCTCGCCGATTTAAAAAATCTGCAAGTACTCTCTCTGCGGGCGACTAATATTACCAATGATGCGCTAAAAGTCGTTGCCGAGTTTCCTAAGTTGAAAGACCTCGATTTGCGATTCAACAAGGAAATCAATGATGAAGGAATGCCATTGATTAAAGGCATGAAGAACTTAAAAGTTCTCAAATTACAGGCGACACAAGTAACTGACGAGGGAATGAAGAATGTGGCCGAATTGCCGAATCTGCAAAGATTGAACACTTGGGGGAGGAATATTTCAGATAAAACTCTAGAACTCTTAAAAGATAAAAACCTGGTATCTCTGGAACTGGATGATACGGAAATTTCGGATGAGGGACTGAAACACCTTAAAGATATGACCAACATGGAAGCCTTGCATTTACGGCGAGATTTTGTGGGCGATTCTGGAATTGCGAATTTACAGGGGATGAAAAAACTTCAGACTTTGCATTTACGCGACACCGTGGTTACGGATGAAGGTATGAAGTATTTGTCTGGTTTAACCGAACTGACTTATCTCGATTTGGATGAATCGATGATTGGTGACAAAGGGCTAGAGCAGATTAAAAGCATGAAAAATCTGCAACGGCTCGGATTATGGGGAACTGAAACAACCGATGCGGGATTGAAAATTATATCGGGCTTGACCAATCTCACACGCCTCAATCTGGAAGGCACGAAAATCACTGATGAGGGTCTAGATTATTTACTTCCGCTAAAAAAGCTGGAGTATCTCAACTTAAGCAAAACAGAGATTACGGATGAAGGTTTACAAAAACTGATCGCTTTGAAAAACCTGAAAGAACTCCTGCTCAGCTTTACACAAGTTACCGATAAGGGAGTCGAAAAGTTCAAAGCAGCAGTGCCGGGTTGTAAGGTGAAACGATAA
- a CDS encoding uracil-DNA glycosylase produces MNDNKNNRSQTRAARQLIESWQRSGVTHIKRVVPVMPEKTVVEESQQVNPSGAKPRTVSKELQSSANQGVLFRENDPSPINTVIETEEPRKEMSVTRTTKSKLKKADRQAELNIIADQVAQCQKCPELASTRTQTVFGVGNPAAKIMFIGEAPGADEDRQGEPFVGRAGKLLDKIIEACQLKRSDIYIANILRCRPPGNRNPSDTEAANCRGFLDAQIEIVDPDYIVCWGSVAAKNLLRSELPIGKMRGRFYEYGRARVVCTYHPSYLLRNPSAKKNVWDDMIDLFQDMGIDLKAQS; encoded by the coding sequence ATGAATGACAATAAGAACAATCGTTCGCAAACAAGGGCTGCCCGCCAATTAATCGAAAGCTGGCAAAGATCTGGGGTAACGCATATCAAACGTGTTGTTCCCGTCATGCCAGAGAAAACAGTAGTTGAAGAATCTCAACAGGTCAATCCGTCAGGAGCAAAGCCACGAACGGTTTCGAAGGAACTACAGAGTTCTGCTAATCAGGGGGTACTATTCCGAGAGAATGATCCGTCTCCCATCAATACGGTAATTGAGACTGAAGAACCTCGAAAGGAAATGAGTGTGACTCGAACCACGAAATCAAAACTGAAAAAGGCGGATCGACAAGCAGAGTTAAATATTATTGCTGATCAGGTTGCTCAGTGTCAAAAGTGTCCTGAGTTAGCCTCGACGCGCACGCAAACTGTATTTGGAGTAGGGAATCCCGCTGCGAAAATCATGTTCATCGGAGAAGCACCCGGAGCTGATGAAGATAGACAAGGCGAACCATTTGTAGGGCGGGCGGGAAAGTTGCTCGATAAGATTATCGAGGCTTGCCAATTAAAACGCAGTGATATTTATATCGCAAATATTCTCAGGTGCCGTCCACCTGGAAACAGAAATCCTTCTGATACGGAAGCCGCAAATTGTCGTGGGTTTTTGGATGCCCAGATTGAGATTGTGGATCCTGACTATATTGTTTGCTGGGGTTCAGTAGCAGCTAAGAATTTGCTGAGATCAGAATTACCGATTGGTAAGATGAGAGGCCGATTTTATGAATATGGCCGCGCTCGTGTCGTTTGTACATATCATCCTTCTTACCTGCTAAGAAATCCTTCAGCGAAGAAAAATGTATGGGATGAT